In Daphnia magna isolate NIES linkage group LG6, ASM2063170v1.1, whole genome shotgun sequence, the following are encoded in one genomic region:
- the LOC116925077 gene encoding alpha-aspartyl dipeptidase has translation MRKLLLLSTSVLQNGKYLEYASDVIKSFFTENGVSKIVFIPYAAHDHDAYERKVKDAFSEFGLELNSIHKSGNQLSTIKEAQGFFVGGGNTFLLLKTLYDLNLLEAIRDRVVQDGVPYMGASAGTNLATVNICTTNDMPIVHPTSLDALGFLPFNINPHYLDPDPNSKHMGETRETRISEYHGIPNVCSPPVLGLREGSWLQVKDDQILLKGCIPNQCARLFIRGQIPKEHEVNSDLSFLLKM, from the exons ATGAGAAAGCTGTTGCTCCTTAGTACTTCAGTGTTACAAAATGGAAAGTACCTGGAATATGCCTCTGATGTCATCAAATCCTTTTTTACTGA AAATGGTGTATCAAAAATAGTGTTCATACCCTACGCAGCCCATGACCATGATGCCTATGAAAGAAAAGTGAAGGATGCCTTCTCTGAATTTG gTCTGGAACTTAATAGTATTCACAAATCAGGCAATCAACTGTCTACTATTAAAGAAGCTCaaggtttttttgttgggggaGGAAACACATTCCTATTGCTGAAAACACTGTATGATCTGAATTTACTTGAAGCAATCAGGGATAGAGTAGTGCAG GATGGTGTTCCTTATATGGGTGCCAGTGCTGGGACAAACTTGGCAACAGTTAACATTTGTACTACCAATGATATGCCAATAGTTCACCCTACTAGCTTAGATGCTCTGGGTTTTCTTCCTTTCAACATCAACCCTCACTACCTGGATCCTGATCCAAATTCAAAACACATGGGA GAAACAAGAGAAACGCGTATATCGGAATACCATGGCATTCCCAATGTTTGCTCACCGCCCGTCTTGGGCTTGAGAGAGGGCAGCTGGTTACAGGTGAAAGACGATCAAATTCTTCTTAAAGGATGTATTCCCAATCAGTGCGCAAGACTCTTTATTCGTGGTCAAATACCTAAAGAACACGAAGTAAACTCTGATCTAAGTTTCCTGCTGAAAATGTGA
- the LOC116925074 gene encoding neuropathy target esterase sws isoform X2, which produces MDSLSTSYYSQYLLTGFSVLTIVLLLMFGVYLARPIKIKVAEVKELVRSGMNKPRFRKRDKVMFYGRKMLRKISSVKQKVKMISGQVRGPPGKKRKLVMKLARRLLPRRDHMPQQLKNVEPPMEYLQEDISESIDQRLPPEVVYMLQNMRMFGCFEKPLFLELIKHIESVDLRSNQHLFMIGDQDTNMYIVQSGRLRVYSTEGDGSTITLKEVKGGEAICSLLSFTDYLTGQPSVFKTVSAQAIEESSVLQLPVSAFQDVFDKHPDALVRAIQIIMVRLQRVTFLALHQYLGLSAELVKSFPTKHHGGSSSPIKLRMREHIITQKSTSVADPLECSTPPTTPLSEGRRRIKDEKDYQLLLQVGIDGFVKLLGLEDSSFLEGHIEVRELIPGTYIMKEDAMKDVALVYVISGTLCVSQRAASKNEDVQMFLAHSGELVGGLAVLTGEPSFFTVRSRHTTCVAMLSKSTFYSIMSKRPKVVLHIARTVIYRLSPFVRQIDFALDWVYIESGRALYRQNDESDCTYIVLSGRLRSVITHHDGKKELVGEYGRGDLVGIVETLTQNPRSTTVMAVRDTELAKLPEGLLDAIKLKFPMVVSRLINLLGHRILGTWQTQSSNFNQALQQRSAQSNFSTVAILPVSDDVPLSQFSHELYTSLSWIGPTVLLTSDYIRRILGPTIMESANEYKLSAWLGQQEDQNRIVLYQCDRSLTPWTHRCIRQADCILIVALATMEPSVGNIEKQLETIAVRTQKELILLHKEGGDKPRNTVQWLNARSWCSSHHHIQCPPRIFSKKHALRLAEGTTKSPQLLERNIHSDFSRLARLLTGESVGLVLGGGGARGAAHVGMIQAIQEAGIPIDMVGGVSIGAFMGALWCMEKDIHQVTRKASSWSYKMTQLWRQLVDLTYPVTSMFSGAGFNTMIRETFGEDSLIEDLWLPYFTITTDITSSCMRLHSHGSVWRYVRASMSLSGYMPPLCDPKDGHLLLDGGYVNNLPADVMRSRGAKHILAIDVGSQDDTDLTNYGDCLSGWWLLWKKWNPFASPVKVPNLPDIQSRLAYVSCVRQLEEVKKSDYCEYIRPPIDKYKTLQFGSFHEIKDVGYNHGKTYFIGLQKAGLLGTYTKPGVHYRETKKYSPTTNTSNNYYPYNQRYGTNDTQHRSQGRRGPQTFTDLAEMVAKVRGPVNRILDDETSESGSDLEYDNDEVSNVSDPYDDQDLIDHRNLRQRRKRSSLSCTDSDILS; this is translated from the exons ATGGATTCCCTTTCAACCAGTTATTATAGTCAA TACCTTTTGACAGGTTTTTCAGTCCTTACAAtagttttacttctaatgTTTGGAGTATACCTTGCGAGGCCCATCAAAATTAAAG TTGCTGAGGTAAAAGAACTGGTCAGGTCTGGAATGAACAAGCCCCGTTTCCGAAAACGAGACAAGGTCATGTTTTACGGACGCAAAATGCTGCGCAAAATATCTTCAGTAAAACAGAAAGTGAAAATGATTTCAGGTCAAGTTCGTGGACCAcctggaaaaaagagaaaactagTCATGAAACTTGCCCGTCGTCTCCTACCTCGTCGCGATCACATGCCTCAACAGCTAAAAAATGTTGAGCCTCCCATGGAGTATCTTCAAGAGGATATATCGGAATCAATCGATCAAAGATTGCCTCCAGAAGTCGTTTACATGTTGCAAAATATGAGAATGTTTGGCTGCTTTGAGAAACCCTTGTTCCTTGAACTTATCAAGCACATTGAAAGTGTAGATCTCCGAAGCAACCAGCATCTGTTTATGATCG gCGACCAGGATACTAATATGTATATAGTCCAAAGTGGTAGACTTAGAGTCTACAGCACGGAAGGGGATGGCTCTACTATAACACTTAAAGAAGTGAAAGGCGGAGAAGCTATTTGTTCATTGCTGAGTTTTACCGACTACCTAACTGGCCAACCGAGTGTTTTCAAAACCGTTTCTGCCCAAGCTATAGAAGAATCTTCTGTTCTTCAACTGCCTGTCTCTGCCTTTCAGGATGTTTTTGACAAACACCCGGATGCATTGGTCCGCGCTATACAAATCATAATGGTCCGCCTGCAACGTGTCACTTTTTTGGCCCTTCATCAGTACCTTGGCCTCAGTGCCGAGCTCGTCAAGTCTTTCCCCACCAAGCACCATGGAGGAAGTTCGTCACCCATCAAACTTCGAATGCGTGAGCATATTATCACGCAGAAAAGTACAAGTGTGGCTGACCCATTGGAATGCTCCACACCCCCGACGACCCCCCTTTCGGAAGGTAGACGAAGAATCAAAGATGAAAAAGATTATCAACTGTTACTGCAGGTTGGGATtgatggctttgtaaagctcTTGGGTCTTGAAGATTCGTCATTCTTGGAAG GTCACATTGAGGTCCGAGAATTGATACCTGGAACTTATATCATGAAAGAAGATGCCATGAAAGACGTCGCACTCGTCTATGTCATTTCTGGAACTCTTTGTGTTTCTCAACGCGCTGCCAGTAAAAATGAAGACGTTCAAATGTTTCTTGCCCACTCGGGGGAACTAGTTGGTGGGCTGGCTGTTTTGACTGGTGAGCCCAGCTTTTTCACTGTCCGCTCACGTCACACAACATGTGTTGCCATGCTTTCAAAATCTACATTTTACTC gATCATGTCTAAGCGGCCAAAAGTGGTGTTACATATTGCTCGCACTGTCATTTACCGCTTATCACCTTTTGTACGTCAGATTGATTTCGCTTTAGATTGGGTCTATATTGAGAGTGGAAGAGCGTTATACAG GCAAAATGATGAGTCTGATTGCACATATATAGTATTGAGTGGTCGCCTTAGATCCGTCATTACACATCACGATGGCAAAAAAGAATTGGTCGGAGAGTATGGTCGTGGTGATTTAGTTGGAATCGTTGAAACATTGACACAAAACCCTCGCAGTACTACAGTTATGGCTGTCCGTGATACTGAATTAGCTAAGCTGCCCGAAGGGCTTTTGGACGCCATCAAGCTCAAGTTTCCTATGGTAGTATCGCGTCTAATCAATCTTCTTGGACATAGAATCCTAG GTACTTGGCAAACGCAGAGTTCCAATTTCAATCAAGCACTGCAACAGCGATCCGCTCAATCCAATTTTTCCACTGTAGCGATTCTACCCGTTTCCGATGATGTTCCCCTTTCTCAATTTAGCCATGAACTGTACACATCGTTGAGTTGGATCG GTCCTACAGTTTTATTGACTTCTGACTATATTCGCCGAATCCTCGGCCCAACAATCATGGAATCAGCTAACGAATACAAGTTATCTGCGTGGCTCGGACAACAAGAGGATCAAAACCGAATCGTCCTCTATCAGTGTGACCGGTCTCTTACACCTTGGACCCACCGTTGCATTCGTCAAGCTGATTGTATCCTGATTGTAGCATTGGCTACCATGGAACCATCAGTCGGCAACATTGAAAAGCAGCTTGAGACGATCGCAGTGCGCACACAGAAGGAATTGATTCTTCTACACAAAGAGGGAGGCGATAAACCACGAAATACTGTTCAATGGCTGAACGCTCGCTCTTGGTGTTCGTCTCATCATCATATTCAATGTCCAccaagaattttttctaagaagCATGCATTACGGCTG GCTGAAGGGACGACTAAATCGCCGCAGCTTTTGGAACGCAATATTCATTCCGATTTTTCTCGCTTGGCTCGTCTATTGACGGGCGAATCCGTAGGGCTAGTACTCGGTGGTGGTGGTGCAAGAGGAGCGGCTCACGTTGGCATGATTCAAGCTATTCAG GAGGCTGGTATTCCAATAGATATGGTTGGAGGTGTAAGCATAGGAGCGTTCATGGGTGCACTTTGGTGTATGGAAAAGGATATTCATCAAGTTACTCGCAAAGCTAGTTCGTGGTCTTAT AAAATGACACAACTTTGGCGGCAGCTCGTTGATCTAACGTACCCAGTAACATCTATGTTTAGTGGTGCCGGGTTTAATACGATGATTCGTGAAACTTTTGGAGAAGATTCTCTTATAGAAGATTTATGGCTTCCTTATTTTACCATCACCACCGACATCACTTCCAGCTGCATGAGGCTTCATAGTCATG GATCTGTGTGGCGATACGTGCGAGCATCGATGTCTTTGAGTGGTTACATGCCGCCATTATGCGATCCAAAAGACGGCCACTTGCTTCTCGATGGCGGCTATGTTAATAACCTTCCAG CCGACGTAATGAGAAGTCGAGGTGCCAAACATATTCTGGCAATCGACGTAGGTTCGCAAGACGATACCGACTTGACTAATTATGGAGACTGTTTATCCGGATGGTGGTTGCTCTGGAAAAAATGGAATCCGTTTGCGAGTCCAGTAAAAGTGCCTAACTTGCCAGACATTCAGTCCCGTCTTGCATATGTTTCCTGCGTTCGTCAGTTAGAA GAGGTTAAAAAAAGTGACTATTGTGAGTATATAAGGCCACCCATCGACAAGTATAAAACGTTACAATTTGGTAGTTTTCATGAAATCAAG GATGTCGGTTACAACCATGGGAAAACTTACTTCATTGGTTTGCAAAAAGCTGGACTTCTTGGTACTTACACCAAACCTGGTGTTCACTACCGAGAAACGAAGAAATATTCACCAACTACCAATACCTCAAATAACTATTATCCGTATAATCAGCGTTACGGAACAAATGATACTCAGCACCGATCTCAAGGTCGACGAG GACCACAAACATTTACAGATCTGGCGGAAATGGTAGCAAAAGTACGAGGCCCAGTCAATCGAATACTTGATGATGAAACTTCTGAATCGGGTAGCGACTTGGAATACGATAACGATGAAGTCAGCAACGTTTCCGACCCCTACGACGATCAGGATCTGATTGACCATCGAAACCTCCGACAAAGGCGGAAGCGCAGCTCCCTATCGTGCACCGACAGTGACATCCTTTCCTAA
- the LOC116925074 gene encoding neuropathy target esterase sws isoform X1 produces the protein MDSLSTSYYSQYLLTGFSVLTIVLLLMFGVYLARPIKIKVAEVKELVRSGMNKPRFRKRDKVMFYGRKMLRKISSVKQKVKMISGQVRGPPGKKRKLVMKLARRLLPRRDHMPQQLKNVEPPMEYLQEDISESIDQRLPPEVVYMLQNMRMFGCFEKPLFLELIKHIESVDLRSNQHLFMIGDQDTNMYIVQSGRLRVYSTEGDGSTITLKEVKGGEAICSLLSFTDYLTGQPSVFKTVSAQAIEESSVLQLPVSAFQDVFDKHPDALVRAIQIIMVRLQRVTFLALHQYLGLSAELVKSFPTKHHGGSSSPIKLRMREHIITQKSTSVADPLECSTPPTTPLSEGRRRIKDEKDYQLLLQVGIDGFVKLLGLEDSSFLEGHIEVRELIPGTYIMKEDAMKDVALVYVISGTLCVSQRAASKNEDVQMFLAHSGELVGGLAVLTGEPSFFTVRSRHTTCVAMLSKSTFYSIMSKRPKVVLHIARTVIYRLSPFVRQIDFALDWVYIESGRALYRQNDESDCTYIVLSGRLRSVITHHDGKKELVGEYGRGDLVGIVETLTQNPRSTTVMAVRDTELAKLPEGLLDAIKLKFPMVVSRLINLLGHRILGTWQTQSSNFNQALQQRSAQSNFSTVAILPVSDDVPLSQFSHELYTSLSWIGPTVLLTSDYIRRILGPTIMESANEYKLSAWLGQQEDQNRIVLYQCDRSLTPWTHRCIRQADCILIVALATMEPSVGNIEKQLETIAVRTQKELILLHKEGGDKPRNTVQWLNARSWCSSHHHIQCPPRIFSKKHALRLAEGTTKSPQLLERNIHSDFSRLARLLTGESVGLVLGGGGARGAAHVGMIQAIQEAGIPIDMVGGVSIGAFMGALWCMEKDIHQVTRKASSWSYKMTQLWRQLVDLTYPVTSMFSGAGFNTMIRETFGEDSLIEDLWLPYFTITTDITSSCMRLHSHGSVWRYVRASMSLSGYMPPLCDPKDGHLLLDGGYVNNLPGSLWRSVRASMSIAGWLPPMCDPTDGHLLVDGCYVNNVPADVMRSRGAKHILAIDVGSQDDTDLTNYGDCLSGWWLLWKKWNPFASPVKVPNLPDIQSRLAYVSCVRQLEEVKKSDYCEYIRPPIDKYKTLQFGSFHEIKDVGYNHGKTYFIGLQKAGLLGTYTKPGVHYRETKKYSPTTNTSNNYYPYNQRYGTNDTQHRSQGRRGPQTFTDLAEMVAKVRGPVNRILDDETSESGSDLEYDNDEVSNVSDPYDDQDLIDHRNLRQRRKRSSLSCTDSDILS, from the exons ATGGATTCCCTTTCAACCAGTTATTATAGTCAA TACCTTTTGACAGGTTTTTCAGTCCTTACAAtagttttacttctaatgTTTGGAGTATACCTTGCGAGGCCCATCAAAATTAAAG TTGCTGAGGTAAAAGAACTGGTCAGGTCTGGAATGAACAAGCCCCGTTTCCGAAAACGAGACAAGGTCATGTTTTACGGACGCAAAATGCTGCGCAAAATATCTTCAGTAAAACAGAAAGTGAAAATGATTTCAGGTCAAGTTCGTGGACCAcctggaaaaaagagaaaactagTCATGAAACTTGCCCGTCGTCTCCTACCTCGTCGCGATCACATGCCTCAACAGCTAAAAAATGTTGAGCCTCCCATGGAGTATCTTCAAGAGGATATATCGGAATCAATCGATCAAAGATTGCCTCCAGAAGTCGTTTACATGTTGCAAAATATGAGAATGTTTGGCTGCTTTGAGAAACCCTTGTTCCTTGAACTTATCAAGCACATTGAAAGTGTAGATCTCCGAAGCAACCAGCATCTGTTTATGATCG gCGACCAGGATACTAATATGTATATAGTCCAAAGTGGTAGACTTAGAGTCTACAGCACGGAAGGGGATGGCTCTACTATAACACTTAAAGAAGTGAAAGGCGGAGAAGCTATTTGTTCATTGCTGAGTTTTACCGACTACCTAACTGGCCAACCGAGTGTTTTCAAAACCGTTTCTGCCCAAGCTATAGAAGAATCTTCTGTTCTTCAACTGCCTGTCTCTGCCTTTCAGGATGTTTTTGACAAACACCCGGATGCATTGGTCCGCGCTATACAAATCATAATGGTCCGCCTGCAACGTGTCACTTTTTTGGCCCTTCATCAGTACCTTGGCCTCAGTGCCGAGCTCGTCAAGTCTTTCCCCACCAAGCACCATGGAGGAAGTTCGTCACCCATCAAACTTCGAATGCGTGAGCATATTATCACGCAGAAAAGTACAAGTGTGGCTGACCCATTGGAATGCTCCACACCCCCGACGACCCCCCTTTCGGAAGGTAGACGAAGAATCAAAGATGAAAAAGATTATCAACTGTTACTGCAGGTTGGGATtgatggctttgtaaagctcTTGGGTCTTGAAGATTCGTCATTCTTGGAAG GTCACATTGAGGTCCGAGAATTGATACCTGGAACTTATATCATGAAAGAAGATGCCATGAAAGACGTCGCACTCGTCTATGTCATTTCTGGAACTCTTTGTGTTTCTCAACGCGCTGCCAGTAAAAATGAAGACGTTCAAATGTTTCTTGCCCACTCGGGGGAACTAGTTGGTGGGCTGGCTGTTTTGACTGGTGAGCCCAGCTTTTTCACTGTCCGCTCACGTCACACAACATGTGTTGCCATGCTTTCAAAATCTACATTTTACTC gATCATGTCTAAGCGGCCAAAAGTGGTGTTACATATTGCTCGCACTGTCATTTACCGCTTATCACCTTTTGTACGTCAGATTGATTTCGCTTTAGATTGGGTCTATATTGAGAGTGGAAGAGCGTTATACAG GCAAAATGATGAGTCTGATTGCACATATATAGTATTGAGTGGTCGCCTTAGATCCGTCATTACACATCACGATGGCAAAAAAGAATTGGTCGGAGAGTATGGTCGTGGTGATTTAGTTGGAATCGTTGAAACATTGACACAAAACCCTCGCAGTACTACAGTTATGGCTGTCCGTGATACTGAATTAGCTAAGCTGCCCGAAGGGCTTTTGGACGCCATCAAGCTCAAGTTTCCTATGGTAGTATCGCGTCTAATCAATCTTCTTGGACATAGAATCCTAG GTACTTGGCAAACGCAGAGTTCCAATTTCAATCAAGCACTGCAACAGCGATCCGCTCAATCCAATTTTTCCACTGTAGCGATTCTACCCGTTTCCGATGATGTTCCCCTTTCTCAATTTAGCCATGAACTGTACACATCGTTGAGTTGGATCG GTCCTACAGTTTTATTGACTTCTGACTATATTCGCCGAATCCTCGGCCCAACAATCATGGAATCAGCTAACGAATACAAGTTATCTGCGTGGCTCGGACAACAAGAGGATCAAAACCGAATCGTCCTCTATCAGTGTGACCGGTCTCTTACACCTTGGACCCACCGTTGCATTCGTCAAGCTGATTGTATCCTGATTGTAGCATTGGCTACCATGGAACCATCAGTCGGCAACATTGAAAAGCAGCTTGAGACGATCGCAGTGCGCACACAGAAGGAATTGATTCTTCTACACAAAGAGGGAGGCGATAAACCACGAAATACTGTTCAATGGCTGAACGCTCGCTCTTGGTGTTCGTCTCATCATCATATTCAATGTCCAccaagaattttttctaagaagCATGCATTACGGCTG GCTGAAGGGACGACTAAATCGCCGCAGCTTTTGGAACGCAATATTCATTCCGATTTTTCTCGCTTGGCTCGTCTATTGACGGGCGAATCCGTAGGGCTAGTACTCGGTGGTGGTGGTGCAAGAGGAGCGGCTCACGTTGGCATGATTCAAGCTATTCAG GAGGCTGGTATTCCAATAGATATGGTTGGAGGTGTAAGCATAGGAGCGTTCATGGGTGCACTTTGGTGTATGGAAAAGGATATTCATCAAGTTACTCGCAAAGCTAGTTCGTGGTCTTAT AAAATGACACAACTTTGGCGGCAGCTCGTTGATCTAACGTACCCAGTAACATCTATGTTTAGTGGTGCCGGGTTTAATACGATGATTCGTGAAACTTTTGGAGAAGATTCTCTTATAGAAGATTTATGGCTTCCTTATTTTACCATCACCACCGACATCACTTCCAGCTGCATGAGGCTTCATAGTCATG GATCTGTGTGGCGATACGTGCGAGCATCGATGTCTTTGAGTGGTTACATGCCGCCATTATGCGATCCAAAAGACGGCCACTTGCTTCTCGATGGCGGCTATGTTAATAACCTTCCAG GCTCACTATGGCGAAGTGTTCGGGCCTCCATGTCAATTGCCGGATG GCTACCTCCGATGTGCGATCCTACCGACGGTCATCTGCTAGTTGACG GATGCTACGTCAACAACGTACCTG CCGACGTAATGAGAAGTCGAGGTGCCAAACATATTCTGGCAATCGACGTAGGTTCGCAAGACGATACCGACTTGACTAATTATGGAGACTGTTTATCCGGATGGTGGTTGCTCTGGAAAAAATGGAATCCGTTTGCGAGTCCAGTAAAAGTGCCTAACTTGCCAGACATTCAGTCCCGTCTTGCATATGTTTCCTGCGTTCGTCAGTTAGAA GAGGTTAAAAAAAGTGACTATTGTGAGTATATAAGGCCACCCATCGACAAGTATAAAACGTTACAATTTGGTAGTTTTCATGAAATCAAG GATGTCGGTTACAACCATGGGAAAACTTACTTCATTGGTTTGCAAAAAGCTGGACTTCTTGGTACTTACACCAAACCTGGTGTTCACTACCGAGAAACGAAGAAATATTCACCAACTACCAATACCTCAAATAACTATTATCCGTATAATCAGCGTTACGGAACAAATGATACTCAGCACCGATCTCAAGGTCGACGAG GACCACAAACATTTACAGATCTGGCGGAAATGGTAGCAAAAGTACGAGGCCCAGTCAATCGAATACTTGATGATGAAACTTCTGAATCGGGTAGCGACTTGGAATACGATAACGATGAAGTCAGCAACGTTTCCGACCCCTACGACGATCAGGATCTGATTGACCATCGAAACCTCCGACAAAGGCGGAAGCGCAGCTCCCTATCGTGCACCGACAGTGACATCCTTTCCTAA